The nucleotide sequence TCTAACTCGGCCAGCCTAATGGACTTTCTGCGAGCGAGTTTATGTTGAGCAGCGGCCACCACATACATTTTGTCTTCAGCGAATGGTTCAAAATTCAGCCTTTCATGCTTGAATTCTCCTTCTACAATCCCAACATCTAATTGATGCCTGGCGACTAAATGTTCAATTTCCTTTGTATTGCCAATCTTAATAGCTGGCTTAATGAGCGGATAATACTTACTCAAATAAGCAATAATATGAGGCAGCACATATTCACCAAATGAATAACTGGCCCCTATCGATAACTCCCCGCTTGCCTTGTTCGTTAAATCGTCTACTAAACACTTCATTTTAGTATATAACCCTGTGATTTCCTTCGCGTGATGGTAAACGATCTCCCCTGCTTTATTTAAGCGGACATATTTATTTGTGCGATCTAACAGCCGCGATCCAACTGCACGCTCAAGCGCTTGGATGCACTGGCTGATCGCTGGCTGCGTCATATGCAATTCCTCTGCTGCCCGAGAAAAATTCTTTTTTTCTGCCACTGTAATAAAAACAAGCAAAAGTTGATCCATACATATGTTTCTCCTTTCTCAGTTTATTATGCATTTTGCTTATTATCACTATCATAATGATTTATTTTTCTTATAGCAAATCATCCTTTAAGATAAAATTACAATCTATTTTTGTGGAGGGATTGAAATGGCTATGCAGAATGTTCAACTCAAAAAAAAGCTTGTCCAGCCAAAAGGCAAGACAGCTTTTCTTCTTCCATGGATCGGCGGGATCTCCTTTACGTTTCTGATTGCTTTGCTGGGATACTTATTAGCTCAGGTGCCTGGGTTTGATCATGTCGGCCAGTTAGCCTGCGCTATCATAATTGCTGTTGCGTATCGGCAATTACTCGGATATCCAGAAGTCATTCGTTCCGGTATTGCTTTCTCCTCTAAAAGACTGCTAAGACTGGCAATTATTTTATATGGATTGAAACTAAATATTAGTATGGTTCTGCATGAGGGTCTTGGGCTGCTCGTACGGGATGCGGGAGTCATCATTTTTGCTATCTTCTTAACGTTAGGAATCGCTAAATTGCTTAAAGCTGATCAAATGATTTCTCTCCTTCTCGGTGTCGGTACGGGTGTTTGCGGAGCAGCTGCTATTGCAGCGGTGGCTCCTATCGTCAAATCAGACGATGACGATACGGCCATTAGTGTCGGAATCATTGCATTGGTCGGCACAATATTTGCTATTGCCTATACCATCTTACGGCCGTTTCTTCCTTTATCAGCGGTTGACTATGGCATCTGGTCAGGCATCAGCCTGCATGAAATTGCCCATGTAGCCTTAGCAGGAGCACCGGCCGGCCAAGAAGGGTTAGCTATGGCCTTGCTCGCCAAATTGGGGCGTGTCTTTCTACTCGTTCCGTTATGCTTTATTGTTATGTATTTGATGAAGCGCAAATCAGCGGAGAATCACTCCGAAGCAAAAGTGGAATTCCCGTGGTCTTTAATTGGATTTCTTGTGATGAGCCTTTTTGGGAGCTATATTCTCGGCCACTCTATTCACGTTTCAGACAAGACAATGAACGGAGTAGCTAATATGACAACTTGGCTTCTGACAGCAGCTATGGTGGGTCTCGGGTTAAATGTGAATCTGCGGGACTTACGTACAAAAGCGTTCAGGCCTTTAATCGCTATGGTCCTTACCTCTATTTGCTTATCCATCCTTGCTTACTTTATCATTTAGTGAAGCCGCTCATGTTCGTATATTCGTCATCTGTATCTTTTTTCATTCATCACATGATGCAGTTTATTCTGCTTCTTTAGCTAACAGCTTATTCTCACTCAGAAACTTCCCTGTACGAAAAACTGACTCGCCCAGGGCAATTTCTATACTAACCCGCAGATGTTCTTCCGCTAACCCCGTCACTAAAAAGGCTTTTATTCATATTTCTTAAAATGGATCTCTTATGCTTGCTGACTGATTGAACAATTTCATTCAAAATGCTCTGAAATGCTATATATTTTCTATTTGTTTGGAAATTATTCGCAAATCTTGTCTATTTTCTACTGATTCTCTTCCATCGATTAGGTACAATAAAGAAAAGGAGGAAGAATAACGATGAATTATAAAAATATT is from Bacillus sp. PK3_68 and encodes:
- a CDS encoding LysR family transcriptional regulator, giving the protein MDQLLLVFITVAEKKNFSRAAEELHMTQPAISQCIQALERAVGSRLLDRTNKYVRLNKAGEIVYHHAKEITGLYTKMKCLVDDLTNKASGELSIGASYSFGEYVLPHIIAYLSKYYPLIKPAIKIGNTKEIEHLVARHQLDVGIVEGEFKHERLNFEPFAEDKMYVVAAAQHKLARRKSIRLAELEKETWIVREKGSGTREATEKMFQLFEQPPEQLMEFGSTQIIKESVEAGLGISLLSQWAIRKEAMDGSLVILKVKEAPVKRKFSLVTTTDPFQPKVVEILSQLLREDLANAIPKVEI
- a CDS encoding putative sulfate exporter family transporter, yielding MQNVQLKKKLVQPKGKTAFLLPWIGGISFTFLIALLGYLLAQVPGFDHVGQLACAIIIAVAYRQLLGYPEVIRSGIAFSSKRLLRLAIILYGLKLNISMVLHEGLGLLVRDAGVIIFAIFLTLGIAKLLKADQMISLLLGVGTGVCGAAAIAAVAPIVKSDDDDTAISVGIIALVGTIFAIAYTILRPFLPLSAVDYGIWSGISLHEIAHVALAGAPAGQEGLAMALLAKLGRVFLLVPLCFIVMYLMKRKSAENHSEAKVEFPWSLIGFLVMSLFGSYILGHSIHVSDKTMNGVANMTTWLLTAAMVGLGLNVNLRDLRTKAFRPLIAMVLTSICLSILAYFII